CAAGAAGGCTATGTGACTGCTGTCAGGTTCACCACTACAAAGCACCTCCTCCTTGGAACTCCCACaatttaacacacacacacacacacacacacacatgtttgGCCCCCCTTCCCTTTGTGTAACCCTAACTTCACCATTACTGCTACACACCTAATCCTAACCTAAACTTAAAGCTAAACCATTTCTTTACCCCGTGTCCCCTACTATTCCCTGTAGAAAGTCTGCCTCAGTCTGCACTAATCGGGACAGTCAGTGGGGCAACGTGGCGCAGTAgtctgttagtgtgtgtgtgtgtgtgtgtgggggggggggggtttagtACCGGGCTCTGCAAGTATGTGAGGGGAGCAGAACCAACCTGACCTCAGTTGCAGTAAGTCAAACATGTTGCATGTTGCTCATAGCAAACGCAAAATAGAGGATATGGTATATCAGCTGcaacattataaccacaaacataataataaaggtAGGAAAGATTCAAAGTATGAACTGAATTATTACATTACAGCATCAAAttgagcagaaaatgtaaatgcatGTTAATTAAAATGACTTAGAACAGGTCATTGCGCCGGTGGTTTAGTGTTTAAATAATTGACTTTTATGGATTAAAGATTTTCCGCTTAGAATTAATTTGTTTATCATAAATTCCAAAATGGTTGTTTACGTAATCAGGTCCAAACATAATACTGTTACTAATAACATATTTAGAATAGCCACAAACAACCTTACATACAAAAAATTCAATAAACTCCTAACAGTCTTGCCAAAAAAACACAGTCAAAACTTTCCAAATTCCCACAAGGGATAAAATCTGTTAGATATTTCAAATCATatctttttcatcttagaaaTACAATCTGTCCAAATTTTGAGGAAATCCATCACCTACTTGTGGTAATAGAAGATGACAAATTAAGGTCACCCTCACAAGGGTTTTTATGTGAGTTTGATGAGTTCAGGTGGCTTTAGTTGGTTTGACAAGTCATGTAGTCTGTGATCCCTCAGTTGTTAAGTCTGATCTTCTGGAGTTTAgttatgaaacaaaaatgtgttgaaaCCAGTCTGTTAGTGAAAGTCTAAATCTGAGAACAATGTGAAAGTTTTGGTGTGTATGTCCTCAGCACAATCCACACCTCAGCCTttaacctaacctctgaccctAAAAATGATCTTCTGCCACATTGATACCAGGGGTTGGTCCTCACAACCTATCAGTCTTTAGAAAGGAGGGTGAATTTACCTGAAAAGGTCCTAACAAGGCTAAAGATAACATAAACaagtgtacacacacacacacacacagatccaACCCCTGACAGACTCCTCCTGAACCTCTGATGCCACTGAGACTCTCAAACACGCTTTGCATGCAGACTTTGCATATTGTTGGTTCTTCTGGGCATTTTCCATATATGCACGTCAGCTTTCATCATTTCGCATCTAATTTCCTACATGACTTTGCTTTTTTCTTCTGCCAACTATTATTGTTCCTGTTAGATTCTCTGAGGTGAATTTAATGAGATTGCCTGCACACCAACAACATGTTGTCTGGGCATCTACAGCCTGTTGCAGACTTGCATGTGGCTTGCATTCAGGaatatgtgtgtgagtgtaaaTCTCTGTGGGAGAGACGAGCTGCTGTGTCAGGCTTCTGAATGGTACATGGCCTCAGAGCTAACAGGCTTGACTAAGCTACAAATAGCTTTTTAATGCCGCTCTGACGAAGGACTCCCATGAGTCAGGTAACTAAAAGCTGCACACCAGCAGACCATGTTAGACTGTGAAATACAGTCCATCTAATACTCTGAGACTTGCAGAAGAAGAATTGGTGATATCTTTGCTTAATTTCTTTCCCAGAATGATTCATTGTCTGTAGTGAAAAACACGCCATATTTCTCTATCTTTCTTATGACTCAAACGCGTGTCCTCTACTTACCATATTAGCCTGACACAAAATGATCAGCTTTTATTCAGAGTTTGCACATTCGCACACATGCATACACTCATAGgctgccttgctaaagtattcataggACTTGAAATATTCTCCAAGTAAAACCTctaacttcagtgtattttctaGACTGTTTATGTGCTAGACCAACTCAAATAGGTGCCTAGTTGTgttgtggaagaaaaatgaaaatttacaaataaaaacgaAAGCCTTGTGAGAGAACTTTGCACAACCACAGCTACAGGTTTGGCCCTTACTTCACCGCGAAccaactcaagctcagtcaaagtGAACGGAGAGAATCAGTGAACATCAACTTTTCAGTCTTGCCATTGATCCTGAACTGgaattaggtctggactttgaccatTCCATTGCAGTTCTGGGTGTCTGTTTAGTGGCGTTTTGCAGCTGAGTCTAAATTCATTTGCaacctccaacaggttttcttccagaaatgCCAGGTATTTAGCTCCATGCTGTATCCCCATTCCTGCTGAGGAGAAAGCattcccctcagcatgatgctgccaccaccatgtgtggAGTTTCACATGTGTGCATGAAAAACAAATAGCATTGGCTTTATTcttgaaggcaattggttaactggattttatttaaggggtaTGCAGCTAAAGAAGGGATGAATATGAATGTACAGCATGCAGATTTATACATATgaaagtttgaaaaccatgtgtccTTTTCACTCCACTATGCATCACTGTTGGCCTAATCAAGACAAAACACAAAGCCATGCACAGTTCAGACAACCCCCACCCCCACTAAGATTAATGAATAGACTGATTTACCTGCACTATAATAACACTATAGACACTCAGGCTCTTAATAGATGAAAGCTTACATGTTAACTTAGTACACCATCTTTCCATCCCAAACCACTTCTATGAGAGCAGCTTCCTGAACAAAGTGGTGACAGGGATGTGCACCATGTGACTCGCTGCATGATTCATCCGAGTGAGAGAACAATTAGAAAACTGCTATAAAGCACGCAGTCTACCACTGAGCAAGTCCTTATATGGCAAGAAGTATTTCACctaaacagaggaaaaaaaagaaaacaaagaacattttCCCCAAGTGAGTTTATTGTACCAACTGTTGCAAAAAATTAACTGTACAATATATACTCATGTGCCCGTgcacaaaatgcattttatttcagccattcaaaactacataaatataaataaagaagaatattactaaaagaaaattcaagTATCTCAAGCAGACAAgttaacaaaatatttactgAGAAATGAGCCTCGGCTCCATTTACATCTCAAACACATTAGTACAAAAAGAGACCCCCACCTGACTCTCCAGTCACGTCTCGTTCCAGTTTCACCATATGTACACCAACATGTACAGAGATATTATTAACAGCATGCAGTGTTAACAAAAATAGGTGCTTCATTTTGTGCATAGCAGTCAATGACAGCaaaaaattaaagtgaaataaTCAGATTTCCTTCTGTGGTAAGGAaactacacacaaaaaaaatacacaaagtagAATGTTGAAATGATATGTAGAGTTATTAGGTAAAAGGTGCCGTTTCTCTTGGAGAAACAGCAAAAGAAGCTGCGTCGGGCTTGCAAAAGCAAGCGCTACAGGCACTCtacggcaaaaaaaaaaaaaaaaaactgatcaactaaagaaaaacaaaaactcaccgCTGTGCAAAACGCTGCTTGGTTTGTAACATATCAGCATACAAAGGATTCATTGTGCCACCTTTTTAAAATCATGGCCTTTACaatgttaaatacaaatttattCACGGAACCATTAAATTGTAAGAAAAAgggagaaaatatttaaaaacttcTGTTCATGCTTTAGTCTTTGAAATAAACGTTTAGCCAGATAGTTGATCCATCACAGAAAGACTAAAGAAGCCATGATTTCCAAATTCTGACAGAGCTGAAGAATCTATGACCATACTGAACAATAAATCAGAACCAAATATAGTTTGAAGTGATAAAGACGTAGAAAGTTGTGTCTCTGGTTGGCAAAAATGATTCAGGTTCTCAGGTGTTTCTTTCCTGTGGATCCCAGTGACCCACTCGTGACTCATCCACTCTGTTCACTAGCAGGGCTGCAGGATGTCATGGCAAACGGATGAGCTTCTCAGGTTCTGCAGACAAACAGAAGAGCAAACAAAAGCTTAGATTCCTCATGCATACGGTCATCCAACAGGTATGCACCAAGTAGCCGACTAAAGCTGTTAAAACAAGCACAACTGCACAGATGCCCTCAGGCTGGACGACATGATGCAACCCTGAAACCAAGGTCACCTTTTCCAGCCCCAAACTTCCCCTGTGATATTTGTAGAGGAGATGAAGTGTTCGTATGCAGGTGTGTGAACAGGTTCTCCACTGTATCCCACAGCTAAGGACAGCTAAAAGCACACCCTGCAACATAGTTTCCTAACGTGCCATCAGAACTAGCTCCAACTGGTCCGCTCCACTCACCTTGGTGGATGGAAACCCGTTGGTAGCCTTCAGCTGATGAAGCTGTTGGTATTATATGTGTAAGACTAGAAGATCTAGCAGAAGCAGGTTCTCCTAGGTAGTTTCAAAGATTTGTTTTGAAGTAGACGCTAGCAGAGTTGTTTCTAGCATGTGGCAGCAGAAAGAACTACAGAACTATGCGAGCATTCATTCCCCATAATGCATTTCATGAGACAGTAGTGCAATAATGTGATGACATGTcccaatttttttttgtattctgaAAAGTCTGGTGTGCAATTTTATTCAGTCCACTTTATCGTTACCcccaaataaaacccagtgcaaccGATCACACTCCGAGGTCCCCTGCCTTAGGGTATCTGATCATTTCACAAAGTTACATTTAAGATTAATGTTCTTTTTTCACTATTATTTCTAGTTAACTTTAGCAAGGCAAATATAGCTTTCCAATGATGAGGGAGCCAGTAGTGCAGAACGGTTAGTTGCTTAAAATCCTGTAAGAGTTTTATGAACAGAATCGTGCTTCATttctaaaacacaaatgaacttttttttttttatattggtaTGGAAGACAttttaatggagaaaaaaagtaaTCTAGACATATTTAAGACTTTAAAGGTCAGAAATGTCGATCATTAAGTTTCAGACTTTGCAGAAACCCCGTGTTTAGAAATTtagcctttatggaagattgAAAAGAAACCAATCGAGGTCTTCTgtgggagacacagcaaagaAATGTCTGTAACTGAAGCAGATGGTGGGGCTCTAAATAAACTCATGCCAGTTTTCAGCTTTTtgtaatgtaaataataaaaaaaactgcatgttAAAACATcttggggtgtgaatactttaacaAGGGACTGTATAAAGCATCTGCAGACTCTGTGTTTACCTTTGAAAactaagatggaaaaccaccTTTAGATAGTGGAGGATGGTGCGTCTTTAAGAAGCGAAacacaaaccaaaaataaatgagatccacacagagagagacagaagcaCAGGAGAGTCAGCATGagtcagcaaaggacagaaaaacaaaaaaaactggcaGTGACAACACAAGAAAAGAATCACAGGAATGCAATACTGGGAAGTCTGAACAAATATGTATACTTTTCACTTCCAGAACAGTAGGTTGcatcatttcccatgattcaaCTGTGATTTAGTAAAGAATTAGGAGGAAATGTAAATAAGCACCCCTCCCAGTTTAGTACTATGGGAGTCTAGGAAAGGAAACAAATGAATAGACTCATATACTTACAGGCAAACTTTGCCCAGCCAGTGCTGTGGGGTACAGAGGATGTGGAGGGCAACAAACAAATGAGTGAGCAAACATGCAAAGGCTGAAAGTGAGGAAACTGTTGCAGGCAGTGATGAATGTCATGATGGCCTAAATGCTGCTGGATGTGGATTATTAGAACAGATGAATTCCAGTACCTGTCCAGCCAGAGCAAGGGGAATGTGCGGGGAGGTGCAGAGGGCCAGTGATGCTACAGAGTTGGGTAGCTCCTGGATGGGAGCCTCGTCAAGGTCCTCGATGCGAGGTTTCTTGATGTGAGACTCCGGGCTGGTCAGAGGAGTCACGCTGTTCCTCCTGATCAAAGTGCCAGGACCCCTTTTAACCTCCTGTAGGACATTAATGACAAGATGTCAGACTCAGGAATACCAGTACAGCAGAGCTGCACGTTGCTCAGCTCCTAACTGGTGGCTCCAAGATTCTCAGTAATCAGTCAGCTAACCTCTGGTCTGTCTCTGTGGGTGTTCACCGCCTCCACATTTAGAGAGATGGACTCCACTTTGCAGCCATAGGCGACCGGGGTCAGCTTCAGGACCGTGTGAAGGGGACACTTTAGGTACGGCATCTCATCTGGAGCAACAAACAGAAGGAACAAAGAAACCATTTAAATTAAGTAAAGTATACATTTgggcatatttaaaaaaaaaaaaaaaaaaaggactgtTCAGTATTTTTGAAGACTACGTAAAGCGGTCATAAACAGTTCATGTCTTACTAGCAGTAGAAAAGTTATGTAGTTTTTATTCAAGCATGAATCAAAATTAGTTGGATCCCTGAACCCAATCAGTAGTCCAAAAGTCCCAGACCATAGCAGAGGTCCTCTAAACTCCAAGCCCAGAAAAATCACAGCCATTTCCTGAAGCTCTAAACCCATTGTCATCCAAAGAACTGCAGGATCATTTCCACAGGAAATGGAGGTCACCGTGTTCCTGTCTCaatacaaattttaaacaaGATCATTGGTTGCACTGCCTCCCACCTCCACTTCCTTTATAATGTAATCAAActtctgtaaaaaaaactaataaataaaaacatttagtgtAAATATGATGGctttataaaattttaattgcAAAAACCAATTTGATGTTTTTGAGCTTGGAATCTGTTAAACTAGTAGAAGTCCACTTCGGTCATGGGCCGTTTAGGACTAGTTAGCTTCAGCCTCCGGGATCCAACCGGtgtacattaaataaaaaaggttcTCTTGAACACTTGAGTAGCTGTGGGAGTATTAGTTCCTACCTGCACTTTTATCCAGGAAGTAAGCAAGCAGACAGCGCATTACAGCCTGATGGCAGATCACCAGGACGTTCTCCTGCCTCTCCAGCTCCATGATCACAGGCTCCACCCGCTGGACCAGGTCCTGGTAGGACTGGAACCGGGATTATTGAGAAGTTGAAGTCatcagttaaacattttaaaatgttagctGATCTAAACGGTATAAACTGCTGTATTTTCGTTCAATCAACTTGGGGCTCCTACCTCTCCAGATGGGTAGCGGTAGTAGTATTTGTCTTCATCTCTCAGTGCAAACTCTTCAGGGAATTTCTCCTTCACGTCATCGTATGTCATCTCCTCACACACCCcctaaaaaacaacagaatatgCCAGTCAGCTGGTGAAGAGTTGCTTCATGAGTTGCAGCAGCACTTCGCAGGGTGACACTCACAGCGTCGATCTCATTAAGGACATTCCACTGCTCATAGGGGACTCCCAGGTGCTCGGCTGTCTGGATGCTGCAGCACAGCTGGCTGGTCCAGACTTTCAGGTCCTTCAGCTGCTGCTCCTCAACGAACCGAGCCAACACGGCAGAAAACTACACCAagcaggaaaaacatttaataaaaatgagaaTCAAGTTCCCAGTTTTATCTTTCATTTAGGCCGTTTTAATCTGTTCAGCTGTTTAGCAACCAGTTGTACCTGTCGGCCCCGCTGTGAGAGGCCAGAGTCGCCTCCCAGCCGTCCTTCCAGGTTGTCGGTGCTCTCTCCATGTCGACACAGGTAGATGGTGCGTGGCTGGACATGGATGTTCATCAAGTAGTAGACGATTTTACTCTGAATGTGATCTTGGATCCGGTTGACGAGAAAACGGCGACCCACGTCTATCACCTTGATGAAGGAGTGATCCCTGCAGGAGAATGACAGATGGGACAGGGTGATTGGTCTGCTTAGATGACTGCCAGCTATGGAAGAGGCAGTGATAATAAAAGGGTACCTGTCATACTGGTCTGGATCCAGGGGCTGGTAGCTGGTCCGGTAGCATTCAATCCTTTTTTGGAAATCCATCATGGCTTCGGTCTTGTTACAGTCTTTGTAGTCAGGACAGGACACCTTCACTTCCTGCACAGGGAGGAAAACTGTCAGACGGCAAACGACGCGATCAAAGATGTTGACCTATGACAAGACATGAAGAGGTGACCTGATGTTTAACTCACCATGATGTTTGACGCAATGACGCTGGGATCTTCACACACGGACTCGATGAAGAAGATCTggacataaaataaaagtatggcAGATCAGTGAACTGTTCTACCGCGCACACATTGTGGCATCCGTTTCTCAAGCAACAACTACCTTGAAGTCGTTCTCACTACCAAACTTCAGGATCAGATCTCGCCGATCTCTTGTTGTGTTAGTGGCGTCAAACACCTGAAAGAACAGTCTGGTTAGATATGGTCCATGGTTGGGTGCCGTCTCTCTGAAGGTACCACATAAATGACCAAAGAACACTTACTGCCACTTGGCCTCCCTCATCCAGCAAGTAGGACTTGACATCTCTCAAGGCTGCTAAGGCACACTGCCTGAAGATCAAAGTTACTGTAAATGTCATTCAAGTCAAAGAACATTACAGGAAGTAAGACATGTGGCTGAGGGGAGACTTACTGCCTGATTTTTACAGCAGACTCATTATCAGGCTTGAAGAAGTCAAAGGAGCTGTAATTCTTGACGGCCTCCCTGCGGTACTCTCCAACGTTGAAGACTGCAGAGGTCACAGGAAGAGAGAAACAAGAATGAACGCTATGTCCCTGAGTGAGAAACATGAGCGTATCTTGTCTAGAAGGTTAGTTCAGGGACACCACATCTTGTGTAACTGAGACGTCACTGAGCTTAAACTGTACCAGCAACATGATGGTAAGGTGCTGTGTACCTTTGGTGGGTATGCCGATCCAGTTGAGGTAGCGGGTGAGTTTCTTGGAAACGTAAGTCTTCCCTCGAGCGGGCAGTCCCACCATCACGATGACGGTTGGGGGGTTGGCAAAATGTGGGGCTCCAGtgcctgcagaaaaaaaaaaaatcatttacaaACCTAAATACTGTGCTCAGCAAGGCAGGCAGTTTTGTGTCTCTCCATGTCATGTCATCAGACCTCTGGGAAGCGAGTGTAACCAGGTGATACACATGTCAACGAGACACTGGCATTTAAATTAGAACTCATCACCAAGCGTTGATCTTTATTTATCTCCATGCTTCCAGCCAACACATAGTTGCTTCCTGCCAGAATTGCCTTTTACTTCCACCTCGCTGTGCATTTGACCTACTTCAGGAAATAAACTGCCCACAGAAGCCAGGATGGGTTGTTTTCACTTGGCCGCGCATATACAGTCATCCCACCCCTGGAGCACCACTTGAGATTTGATCCTGTCGTACGCCTTTACAGGCAGGATCATGCAGAACAGAGGGACTGACGGCTAAAGTACGAGATTTTCCAGAAGACAGTCTTTCTCACAGAATCACTGGATTCATCAACACAGGCCATTAATTCCCAAACAACCTCCTGATGGAGCCAATTTACTCTTCGTAACTGCGTTGGTTAATCTAGTTTCCACAACATCAGAGCTACGATACCTAAAACGGAAAATAGGATCAAACTCTTAACTCCATTTTTGAACAACTGATTCATCATTACCTACTGAGGGATCGCTGCGATCTGCTCCCCGGTCTCATCCGCCTTATTAGTgcacaatctttttttttttttttttaaacatatggGTTTAAACATTTACTTCAAATGATGAAACCCAACAATGGTAAAACTGGCTTTTTATTTGGCCGTGTGTCAAAGGGCCACTTCTGTTCTTTTTTGGGAACCAGACTAAATTTAGGACagcttcattttaaaaatccaaaaacaaatctgaaccagaatatcctatattaaaagtACAAACTTCTTTCTACAGCACAGTTTGTCATCAG
This portion of the Girardinichthys multiradiatus isolate DD_20200921_A chromosome 17, DD_fGirMul_XY1, whole genome shotgun sequence genome encodes:
- the pfkfb3 gene encoding 6-phosphofructo-2-kinase/fructose-2,6-bisphosphatase 3 isoform X1 produces the protein MPRELTQNRIQKTWVPSKDDKRRGTGAPHFANPPTVIVMVGLPARGKTYVSKKLTRYLNWIGIPTKVFNVGEYRREAVKNYSSFDFFKPDNESAVKIRQQCALAALRDVKSYLLDEGGQVAVFDATNTTRDRRDLILKFGSENDFKIFFIESVCEDPSVIASNIMEVKVSCPDYKDCNKTEAMMDFQKRIECYRTSYQPLDPDQYDRDHSFIKVIDVGRRFLVNRIQDHIQSKIVYYLMNIHVQPRTIYLCRHGESTDNLEGRLGGDSGLSQRGRQFSAVLARFVEEQQLKDLKVWTSQLCCSIQTAEHLGVPYEQWNVLNEIDAGVCEEMTYDDVKEKFPEEFALRDEDKYYYRYPSGESYQDLVQRVEPVIMELERQENVLVICHQAVMRCLLAYFLDKSADEMPYLKCPLHTVLKLTPVAYGCKVESISLNVEAVNTHRDRPEEVKRGPGTLIRRNSVTPLTSPESHIKKPRIEDLDEAPIQELPNSVASLALCTSPHIPLALAGQNLRSSSVCHDILQPC
- the pfkfb3 gene encoding 6-phosphofructo-2-kinase/fructose-2,6-bisphosphatase 3 isoform X2; the protein is MPRELTQNRIQKTWVPSKDDKRRGTGAPHFANPPTVIVMVGLPARGKTYVSKKLTRYLNWIGIPTKVFNVGEYRREAVKNYSSFDFFKPDNESAVKIRQQCALAALRDVKSYLLDEGGQVAVFDATNTTRDRRDLILKFGSENDFKIFFIESVCEDPSVIASNIMEVKVSCPDYKDCNKTEAMMDFQKRIECYRTSYQPLDPDQYDRDHSFIKVIDVGRRFLVNRIQDHIQSKIVYYLMNIHVQPRTIYLCRHGESTDNLEGRLGGDSGLSQRGRQFSAVLARFVEEQQLKDLKVWTSQLCCSIQTAEHLGVPYEQWNVLNEIDAGVCEEMTYDDVKEKFPEEFALRDEDKYYYRYPSGESYQDLVQRVEPVIMELERQENVLVICHQAVMRCLLAYFLDKSADEMPYLKCPLHTVLKLTPVAYGCKVESISLNVEAVNTHRDRPEEVKRGPGTLIRRNSVTPLTSPESHIKKPRIEDLDEAPIQELPNSVASLALCTSPHIPLALAGQHWLGKVCLT
- the pfkfb3 gene encoding 6-phosphofructo-2-kinase/fructose-2,6-bisphosphatase 3 isoform X3; this encodes MPRELTQNRIQKTWVPSKDDKRRGTGAPHFANPPTVIVMVGLPARGKTYVSKKLTRYLNWIGIPTKVFNVGEYRREAVKNYSSFDFFKPDNESAVKIRQQCALAALRDVKSYLLDEGGQVAVFDATNTTRDRRDLILKFGSENDFKIFFIESVCEDPSVIASNIMEVKVSCPDYKDCNKTEAMMDFQKRIECYRTSYQPLDPDQYDRDHSFIKVIDVGRRFLVNRIQDHIQSKIVYYLMNIHVQPRTIYLCRHGESTDNLEGRLGGDSGLSQRGRQFSAVLARFVEEQQLKDLKVWTSQLCCSIQTAEHLGVPYEQWNVLNEIDAGVCEEMTYDDVKEKFPEEFALRDEDKYYYRYPSGESYQDLVQRVEPVIMELERQENVLVICHQAVMRCLLAYFLDKSADEMPYLKCPLHTVLKLTPVAYGCKVESISLNVEAVNTHRDRPEEVKRGPGTLIRRNSVTPLTSPESHIKKPRIEDLDEAPIQELPNSVASLALCTSPHIPLALAGQHWLGKVCLRTILHYLKVVFHLSFQR